In Pyricularia oryzae 70-15 chromosome 2, whole genome shotgun sequence, one genomic interval encodes:
- a CDS encoding lon protease like protein produces the protein MLLRQRVPARPATFRGLLAHAPSGHRCAVSRLYTTRSASLLSTLRPRGTPALLADIAQLELRSSFSTAPSLRKKKNDGFFDATEPLSEEEVEANSDKAKPSKDMEEKDTGEVKTSSSESTPSSGARSGTAESPDGRGSSAAGGASGGDGSGDGGKKGRKSAAEKALQKPTVPEIYPQVMAIPIAKRPLFPGFYKAITIKDPNVAAAITEMMRRGQPYVGAFLFKDENADSDVIQKPEDVYDVGVFAQITSAFPATGEGKGSLTAILYPHRRIRISNLLPPGEVESKKADSSPDVPIPDPIPSKPTEEDSTQEKKGDVVASFEESAVSTKSNAQQEYEPISFLRKYPVSLVNVDNLAEEPHDPKSPVIRAVTNEIVDVFKEVANMNSLFRDQISTFSISQSTGNVTSDPAKLADFAAAVSAGDPEELQEVLASLNVEDRMQKALVVLKKELMNAQLQSKISKDVENKISKRQREYWLMEQMKGIRRELGIESDGKDKLVENFKAKADGLAMPAEVRKVFDEELNKLAHLEPAASEFNVTRNYLDWLTQVPWGKRSAENFSISNAVKVLDEDHYGLKDVKDRILEFIAVGKLRGTVEGKILCFVGPPGVGKTSIGKSIARALNREYYRFSVGGLTDVAEIKGHRRTYVGALPGRVIQALKKCNTENPLILIDEIDKMGSGYKGDPSSALLELLDPEQNSSFLDHYMDVPVDLSKVLFVCTANMTDTIPRPLLDRMEVIRLSGYVSDEKMAIAQRYLAPAAKELAGLEKADVKLNDDAIEELIKSYCRESGVRNLKKQIEKVYRKSALKIVQDLGEEALPESEALTEAGKAALQEQTQNEEASEQTKEDSKETKTKSDETSPEPATEKPRVALEVPESVHVTIDKDSLKDYVGPPIFTSDRLYDVTPPGVTMGLAWTQMGGAAMYIESILQASLRPSSRPSFEITGNLKTVMKESSTIAYSFVKAHMAKNFPDNHFFERAKIHVHVPEGAVQKDGPSAGITMATSLLSLALETPVDPTIAMTGELTLTGKVLRIGGLREKTVAARRAGSKMIIFPADNMSDWLELPENIKEGIEGRPASWYSEIFGLVFPNLDVTNANKCVSCEWKKTNADKSTTDKGEKDE, from the exons ATGTTACTCAGGCAGCGCGTACCTGCCAGACCTGCCACATTTCGAGGACTACTCGCCCACGCACCATCGGGTCACCGCTGTGCTGTTTCGAGGCTATACACTACAAGGAGCGCATCCTTGCTTTCGACTTTGAGGCCCCGTGGCACACCAGCTCTGCTTGCCGACATAGCGCAACTGGAGTTAAGATCCAGCTTTTCGACGGCTCCATCCctgagaaagaagaagaatgaTGGCTTCTTCGACGCGACCGAGCCGTTGTCCGAGGAGGAGGTAGAGGCGAACTCAGATAAGGCCAAGCCGTCAAAGGACATGGAAGAGAAGGACACAGGTGAGGTCAAGACATCTAGTTCCGAATCAACGCCAAGCTCGGGAGCAAGATCAGGAACTGCAGAATCGCCGGATGGAAGGGGCTCTAGCGCCGCAGGAGGTGCCTCGGGCGGTGATGGATCAGGCGATGGCGGCAAGAAGGGCCGTAAGTCGGCAGCAGAGAAGGCCCTACAAAAGCCCACGGTTCCTGAGATCTACCCGCAAGTGATGGCGATCCCGATTGCAAAAAGGCCGCTGTTCCCGGGCTTCTACAAAGCAATAACCATCAAGGATCCGAACGTGGCGGCTGCGATAACGGAGATGATGCGGAGGGGTCAGCCTTATGTGGGAGCTTTTCTGTTCAAGGACGAGAATGCCGATTCCGATGTCATCCAAAAGCCCGAGGATGTTTACGATGTCGGTGTCTTTGCACAGATCACGAGTGCTTTCCCTGCAACTGGGGAGGGCAAGGGCTCTCTCACGGCGATCCTATATCCCCACCGCCGTATTCGCATCTCAAACCTTTTGCCTCCGGGAGAGGTAGAGAGCAAGAAGGCCGACTCCTCTCCAGACGTCCCTATCCCGGATCCCATACCATCAAAACCTACAGAGGAGGACTCCACTCAAGAAAAGAAGGGAGATGTGGTGGCCAGCTTCGAGGAGAGTGCTGTTTCGACAAAATCAAACGCCCAGCAAGAATACGAGCCGATATCGTTCTTGCGCAAATACCCTGTCAGCCTTGTCAATGTTGATAATCTAGCTGAGGAGCCTCACGATCCCAAGAGCCCGGTCATCAGGGCCGTGACCAACGAAATTGTGGACGTGTTCAAGGAGGTTGCAAACATGAACAGCCTGTTTAGGGATCAGATTTCTACTTTTTCGATAAGTCAATCAACAGGAAACGTCACCTCTGATCCTGCTAAGCTGGCAGATTTTGCCGCCGCGGTGTCGGCCGGCGACCCCGAGGAGCTCCAGGAGGTTTTGGCAAGCTTGAATGTTGAGGACCGCATGCAGAAGGCACTTGTGGTGCTCAAAAAGGAGCTCATGAACGCGCAGCTGCAGTCAAAGATTTCAAAGGACGTCGAGAACAAGATTTCAAAGCGACAGCGTGAATACTGGCTCATGGAGCAGATGAAGGGCATCCGTCGGGAACTTGGTATTGAATCGGACGGCAAGGACAAGCTAGTAGAAAACTTCAAAGCCAAGGCGGATGGCTTGGCCATGCCCGCCGAGGTACGCAAGGTTTTTGACGAAGAGCTTAACAAGCTGGCTCATCTTGAGCCTGCGGCTTCCGAGTTCAATGTTACTCGCAACTACCTGGACTGGCTCACGCAAGTTCCATGGGGCAAGAGAAGCGCAGAGAACTTCAGCATTTCAAACGCAGTAAAGGTTCTGGATGAGGATCACTACGGTTTAAAAGACGTCAAGGATCGCATCCTCGAGTTTATTGCCGTGGGAAAGCTGAGGGGTACCGTGGAAGGAAAGATTCTCTGCTTTGTCGGACCACCAGGTGTAGGCAAGACAAGTATCGGCAAATCTATTGCACGAGCACTTAACCGCGAATACTACCGATTCAGTGTCGGCGGTCTCACAGATGTTGCTGAGATCAAAGGTCATCGGAGAACATACGTCGGTGCTCTTCCTGGCCGTGTGATCCAGGCTCTGAAGAAGTGCAACACGGAAAACCCGCTCATTCtcattgacgagattgacaagATGGGCAGCGGCTACAAGGGCGATCCTTCATCTGCCTTGCTTGAGCTGTTAGACCCAGAGCAAAACAGCTCATTCCTCGATCATTACATGGATGTTCCTGTCGACTTGTCCAAGGTCCTGTTCGTCTGCACAGCCAACATGACGGACACCATCCCCCGGCCTTTGCTCGACAGGATGGAGGTTATTAGGCTCTCGGGCTACGTCTCTGACGAGAAGATGGCCATTGCCCAACGGTACCTTGCTCCAGCAGCCAAAGAACTTGCTGGATTGGAAAAGGCAGACGTCAAGTTGAATGACGATGCCATTGAGGAGCTCATCAAGTCGTACTGCCGGGAGTCTGGAGTTCGTAACCTGAAGAAGCAAATCGAAAAGGTTTACCGCAAGTCAGCGCTCAAGATAGTACAAGATCTAGGCGAAGAGGCGCTTCCAGAATCAGAGGCCCTGACCGAGGCTGGCAAAGCTGCACTCCAAGAGCAAACACAAAATGAGGAGGCATCCGAGCAGACGAAGGAAGATAGCAAAGAAACCAAGACGAAATCCGATGAAACATCACCAGAACCTGCTACTGAGAAGCCACGGGTTGCCTTAGAAGTGCCGGAGAGCGTCCATGTCACCATTGATAAGGACTCACTCAAGGATTATGTCGGACCTCCTATCTTCACTTCTGACAGGCTGTACGACGTCACACCCCCTGGTGTAACCATGGGCTTGGCATGGACACAGATGGGAGGCGCTGCCATGTATATCGAGTCGATACTGCAGGCATCCCTGCGACCCAGCTCGAGGCCTTCATTTGAAATCACGGGCAATCTCAAGACGGTGATGAAGGAGTCATCCACCATTGCCTATTCTTTTGTCAAGGCACACATGGCAAAGAACTTCCCCGACAACCATTTCTTCGAGCGTGCGAAAATCCATGTCCACGTGCCCGAGGGTGCCGTGCAGAAGGATGGTCCCTCGGCAGGCATCACAATGGCCACTAGTCTACTGTCATTGGCTCTTGAGACGCCAGTCGATCCTACCATTGCCATGACCGGTGAACTTACCCTGACCGGAAAGGTCCTCCGGATTGGAGGTCTGAGGGAGAAGACTGTTGCGGCCCGACGAGCTGGTAGCAAGATGATTATATTCCCTGCTGACAACATGTCAGACTGGCTTGAGCTTCCAGAG AACATCAAGGAGGGTATCGAAGGTCGCCCGGCGAGCTGGTACTCGGAGATCTTCGGGCTCGTCTTTCCAAACCTGGACGTCACGAACGCCAACAAGTGTGTGAGCTGCGAGTGGAAGAAGACCAATGCCGATAAGTCGACCACTGACAAGGGTGAAAAGGATGAGTAA
- a CDS encoding TKL protein kinase has translation MAQSGQPLQEEPFSPLPESPVSTTAPAPSSAWPAKPPSLWRKLLGRANGGAEQPDDEASDVEEDHGDSQRHEADTEEKEEDLDPDDPRLVPVRKMNRKVVAGLPRAQTFKRQQSELRDNLMPAELSPAERRGLSSDRRLYSPPLNGSDSYSNPRTSAPDFVSSFGDSLADVNISGTTASVEAPRTASASFVNGGTDKSGEDGPLEIAGSLPLLSPNSVTKFPERSSDHNLDTDSMTTSVYDQLIHDDLERIWILNLSMHFRDKSKREKFFITYRQHEHLWRRVTISLDYRASPENSLELDLEHTKFQREKNAKIYEAIRDSLADIQFYDTVTNLKLQTTDGRLHVHVVEDVNEIIHYPTIPMIRHLDCRRVKEREIHFEAHMSGFVYKVRVHGRTLIKKEIPGPDTVDEFLYEINALTQLQDSRYVIGLYGIIIDDREEHVKGLLISYAENGTLVDMIYDHDHQLPWPRREKWARQIVEGLSEIHEAGFVQGDFTLSNIVIDANDDAKIIDINRRGCPVGWEPPEATPLIESNQRISMYIGVKSDLYQLGMVLWSLGTQEDEPELQNRPLRLSLETDCPEWYREIVHICLADNPRHRLQAARLLDMFPGSKYQYGSGAGRLPPHHHHQYSHAPSASFDSSVHNYNSAPIIRTINSPPPDWSYKTYSGQTYVDTPAGLSQDPYYFPMRGRSPPSPIASHRSGEMYGNRYGPPAWSAYSYEQNRTSEYSASEIGADDRMDNDALRGERSEASWSVQGESLADTELDEGLSMGASLIGLDGSTLQAPVIPEDASRDNATPQPKYANTSMLPASLAGPFIAPGEFSAPNSLKPCDKQPEAIPLPPSPIDEVDLVASTASQACESEKNETDADGDGGALIWPLDEFQSDKEVPDSIGFATGLPAVDTSLVHSQVLRTAYPRTEISTLSELTGMDVHDTDILGGASLTPVAETPETMLMVNPLESPILEQVLESLSPRPSSTRSSPPPVLPNELKGVGSAHEDTNEEVMRTRDSLDDDFTHNVDAMTSGTNLANDSKSIALSGARQDPVTTHTIAT, from the exons ATGGCTCAAAGCGGTCAACCCCTGCAAGAGGAGCCATTCTCACCGCTGCCTGAGTCCCCAGTCAGTACAACAGCACCGGCCCCATCTTCCGCCTGGCCAGCTAAACCTCCCAGCTTGTGGCGAAAGTTGCTGGGTAGGGCCAATGGCGGTGCCGAGCAGCCAGACGACGAGGCTTCCGATGTCGAGGAGGACCATGGCGACTCTCAGAGACACGAGGCTGATacggaggagaaggaggaagACCTCGACCCCGACGACCCTCGTCTCGTTCCCGTACGCAAAATGAACCGCAAGGTCGTGGCGGGCCTCCCGCGGGCACAGACGTTCAAAAGACAACAGTCTGAGCTCCGCGACAACCTTATGCCCGCCGAGCTCTCTCCGGCTGAGCGTCGCGGCCTATCTTCAGACCGTAGGCTATACTCACCACCGTTGAACGGCTCAGACAGCTATTCTAATCCTCGCACGAGTGCCCCGGATTTCGTTTCATCCTTCGGCGACTCGTTAGCCGACGTCAACATCTCTGGAACGACCGCCTCGGTTGAGGCACCCCGAACAGCTTCAGCGTCTTTCGTCAACGGAGGTACAGATAAGTCTGGCGAGGATGGGCCACTTGAGATTGCAGGCTCGCTCCCCTTGCTGTCCCCTAACTCAGTGACGAAGTTTCCCGAACGGTCTTCCGATCATAACTTGGACACAGATTCCATGACAACCTCGGTATACGACCAGCTGATCCACGATGATCTGGAGCGTATATGGATCCTGAACTTGTCGATGCATTTCCGGGACAAGTCCAAACGGGAGAAATTTTTTATCACATACCGGCAACATGAACACCTATGGCGGCGGGTCACCATCTCACTAGACTATCGGGCCTCCCCAGAGAACTCGTTAGAGCTGGATCTCGAACACACCAAGTTCCAGCGCGAGAAAAATGCAAAAATATACGAGGCTATCAGGGATAGCTTGGCTGACATACAGTTTTACGACACTGTCACCAACCTCAAACTCCAGACCACAGACGGCAGGCTCCACGTGCATGTGGTCGAAGATGTCAAT GAAATAATACATTATCCGACAATCCCAATGATACGACATCTCGACTGCAGGCGCGTCAAGGAGCGCGAGATTCATTTCGAAGCACACATGTCAGGTTTTGTGTACAAAGTCCGTGTTCATGGCAGAACCTTGatcaaaaaagaaattcctGGCCCAGACACAGTTGACGAGTTCCTCTACGAAATAAATGCGCTCACTCAGCTGCAAGATTCGCGCTATGTGATAGGGCTATATGGTATCATCATTGACGACCGGGAGGAGCATGTTAAAGGCCTACTCATCAGCTACGCCGAGAACGGCACCCTTGTGGACATGATTTATGACCACGACCACCAACTACCGTGGCCCAGACGTGAGAAATGGGCGCGCCAGATAGTCGAGGGTCTCTCTGAGATCCACGAGGCTGGCTTTGTTCAGGGCGATTTTACATTGTCCAACATTGTCATTGACGCAAACGACGACGCCAAGATCATCGACATCAACAGGAGAGGCTGCCCGGTTGGATGGGAGCCTCCAGAAGCAACACCACTGATTGAAAGCAACCAGCGCATCTCCATGTACATTGGCGTAAAGTCTGACCTTTATCAACTTGGCATGGTGCTGTGGTCTCTGGGAACACAGGAGGATGAGCCCGAGCTGCAAAACCGACCTTTGCGGCTAAGTCTGGAGACTGACTGCCCCGAATGGTACCGCGAAATTGTCCACATCTGTTTGGCCGACAATCCGCGTCATAGGTTACAAGCTGCGAGGCTTTTGGACATGTTTCCTGGCTCAAAATACCAATACGGTAGTGGTGCTGGGCGCTTGCCTCCGCACCACCATCATCAGTATTCACATGCGCCGTCAGCCTCGTTCGATTCTTCTGTCCACAACTACAACAGTGCCCCCATCATCCGAACGATCaactcgccgccgccagatTGGTCGTACAAGACGTACAGTGGCCAAACATATGTCGACACACCCGCAGGTCTCTCTCAGGATCCGTATTACTTCCCAATGCGCGGAAGATCTCCCCCAAGCCCAATAGCAAGTCACAGAAGTGGCGAGATGTATGGAAATCGATACGGGCCACCTGCTTGGTCTGCCTACAGCTACGAGCAGAACCGCACCAGTGAATACTCGGCCAGTGAGATTGGTGCTGATGATAGAATGGACAACGATGCACTGCGTGGGGAGAGAAGCGAGGCTTCTTGGTCGGTCCAGGGAGAATCCCTGGCGGATACGGAACTGGACGAGGGGCTCAGCATGGGTGCTTCGCTGATCGGACTAGACGGATCAACTTTGCAAGCTCCGGTAATACCGGAAGATGCTTCCCGTGACAATGCAACGCCGCAGCCAAAATACGCCAACACATCGATGCTCCCAGCAAGTTTGGCGGGGCCCTTCATAGCGCCTGGTGAGTTTTCAGCGCCGAATTCACTCAAACCTTGCGACAAACAACCAGAGGCCATTCCATTACCTCCCTCGCcgattgatgaggtcgatTTGGTAGCTTCAACGGCCTCGCAAGCCTGCGAGTCCGAGAAAAATGAGACGGACGCGGATGGAGATGGCGGAGCACTGATATGGCCACTCGATGAGTTCCAGTCGGATAAAGAAGTACCGGACTCGATAGGGTTTGCTACTGGTCTGCCTGCGGTCGATACGTCCTTGGTCCACTCTCAAGTTCTTAGAACCGCCTATCCGAGAACAGAAATATCAACATTATCCGAGCTGACTGGCATGGACGTTCACGATACGGACATCCTGGGCGGTGCAAGCCTGACCCCAGTTGCCGAGACACCAGAGACGATGTTGATGGTGAATCCACTTGAATCACCAATACTAGAGCAAGTCCTGGAGAGCCTGTCACCGCGACCATCGAGTACTAGAAGCAGCCCACCTCCAGTCCTGCCAAACGAGTTGAAAGGTGTCGGGTCTGCACATGAAGATACAAATGAAGAGGTGATGAGGACTCGAGACTCTCTAGACGACGACTTTACACACAACGTTGATGCCATGACCTCGGGCACAAACCTCGCAAACGATTCTAAGTCGATAGCCTTGAGCGGGGCCCGTCAGGATCCCGTAACCACCCATACCATCGCGACCTAG